A window from Polyangium spumosum encodes these proteins:
- a CDS encoding glutaredoxin family protein → MKRAALLAMIALVTLQSAAACSNKKEDDGTTPLATTEELPALVIRDDTPNLLLTWIDEKGDMHVELEPAGVPAEGRALVRVVVSDREEGTKGLFYVADLTKKREDGTYAARTMTRRAWEAEVEKRRSAYLAKIAPPPPPPPSPSSAPSGTQGPKPMQQPPVTSSDLTVIIYGADWCKPCHQAEDYLRSKGVRVVKKDVEESPEAAVEMRDKLEKSGQRGGSIPVIDIRGQILVGFSTRAVDRALAKASSGTAL, encoded by the coding sequence GTGAAGCGCGCGGCGCTCCTGGCGATGATCGCGCTCGTGACGCTGCAAAGCGCGGCCGCGTGCTCGAACAAGAAGGAAGACGACGGCACGACGCCGCTCGCGACGACGGAGGAGCTGCCGGCGCTCGTGATCCGCGACGACACGCCGAACCTCCTGCTCACGTGGATCGACGAGAAGGGCGACATGCACGTCGAGCTCGAGCCCGCGGGCGTGCCGGCGGAAGGTCGAGCCCTCGTGCGGGTCGTGGTGAGCGACCGCGAGGAGGGCACGAAGGGCCTGTTTTACGTCGCCGATCTGACGAAGAAGCGCGAGGACGGGACGTACGCGGCGCGGACGATGACGCGGCGCGCCTGGGAGGCCGAGGTGGAGAAGCGGCGGAGCGCGTACCTCGCGAAGATCGCCCCGCCGCCGCCGCCGCCGCCCTCGCCGAGCAGCGCGCCGAGCGGGACGCAGGGGCCGAAGCCGATGCAACAGCCGCCCGTCACGAGCTCCGACCTGACCGTGATCATCTACGGCGCGGACTGGTGCAAACCCTGCCACCAGGCCGAAGATTATTTGCGCTCCAAGGGAGTGCGGGTCGTGAAGAAGGACGTGGAGGAGAGCCCCGAGGCCGCCGTCGAGATGCGCGACAAGCTCGAGAAGTCGGGCCAGCGCGGCGGCAGCATCCCGGTCATCGACATTCGCGGGCAGATCCTCGTGGGCTTCAGCACCCGCGCCGTCGACCGCGCGCTCGCGAAGGCCTCGTCGGGCACCGCGCTCTGA
- the glyA gene encoding serine hydroxymethyltransferase: MTVATTKPEGHRPLAEVDPEIAELIRKEERAESDTIRLIASENYVSRAVLEATGSVLTNKYSEGYPQKRYYEGQQQIDVVEELARGRMKQVFGADHVNVQPYSGSPANLAVYLAFVKPGETIMGLGLPAGGHLTHGWTVSITGKFFTSVPYGVRADDHRIDMDQVRELAQKHRPKLIWCGTTAYPRTIDFPAFRAIADEVGAILAADIAHIAGLVAGGAHPSPIGIADVVTMTTHKTFRGPRGAAILCKSEHAAAIDRAVFPGLQGGPHNHTTAAIAVAAKEAMEPSFKQYAARVVENARVLGEALVAKGFRLITGGTDNHLLLVDMTPKNIGGKPYAKALDRAGLVGNYNAIPNDPRKPMDPSGIRIGTPSISSRGMGPKEMERIAAWMAEVADHPQDEARLARIAGEVKELCQSFPAPGILS; this comes from the coding sequence ATGACCGTCGCCACCACGAAACCCGAGGGCCACCGCCCGCTCGCCGAGGTCGATCCCGAGATCGCCGAGCTCATCCGCAAGGAGGAGCGCGCGGAGTCGGACACGATCCGGCTCATCGCGAGCGAGAACTACGTCTCGCGCGCGGTGCTCGAGGCGACGGGGTCGGTCCTGACGAACAAGTACTCCGAGGGTTACCCGCAGAAGCGGTACTACGAGGGCCAGCAGCAGATCGACGTGGTCGAAGAGCTCGCCCGCGGCCGCATGAAGCAGGTCTTCGGGGCCGATCACGTCAACGTGCAGCCGTACTCGGGCAGCCCGGCGAACCTCGCCGTCTACCTCGCGTTCGTGAAGCCCGGCGAGACGATCATGGGCCTCGGGTTGCCCGCGGGCGGGCACCTGACCCACGGCTGGACGGTCAGCATCACGGGCAAGTTCTTCACGAGCGTGCCGTACGGCGTGCGCGCGGACGATCACCGCATCGACATGGACCAGGTCCGCGAGCTCGCCCAGAAGCACCGGCCGAAGCTCATCTGGTGCGGCACGACGGCGTACCCGCGCACGATCGACTTCCCCGCGTTCCGCGCCATCGCGGACGAGGTGGGCGCGATCCTCGCGGCCGACATCGCGCACATCGCGGGGCTCGTCGCGGGCGGGGCGCATCCGTCGCCGATCGGGATCGCGGACGTCGTGACGATGACGACGCACAAGACGTTCCGCGGCCCGCGCGGCGCGGCCATCCTCTGCAAGTCCGAGCACGCCGCGGCGATCGATCGCGCGGTGTTCCCGGGCCTGCAGGGCGGCCCGCACAACCACACGACGGCCGCGATCGCGGTCGCCGCGAAGGAGGCGATGGAGCCGTCGTTCAAGCAGTACGCGGCGCGCGTGGTGGAGAACGCGCGCGTGCTCGGCGAGGCGCTCGTGGCGAAGGGCTTCCGCCTGATCACGGGCGGCACGGACAACCACCTCCTGCTCGTCGACATGACGCCGAAGAACATCGGCGGGAAGCCCTACGCGAAGGCCCTCGATCGCGCCGGGCTCGTGGGCAACTACAACGCGATCCCGAACGATCCGCGCAAGCCCATGGATCCCTCGGGCATCCGCATCGGCACGCCGTCGATCTCGTCGCGCGGCATGGGCCCGAAGGAGATGGAGCGGATCGCGGCGTGG
- a CDS encoding dihydrolipoamide acetyltransferase family protein, whose amino-acid sequence MIDVVMPQLGESVAEGTVSKWLVRVGDFVTREQPLLEVSTDKADTEVPAPAAGRVTEIAAPVGAVIAKGGLLCRIDETATASQEPPRPVQPVPAAALQETKAAEPAGQPLGSPSTRKLAREEGVDLSQVQGTGERGRITHEDVRRVAHATPPPAPAAPPPAPAAMPAQPVAAAPGLAQLIQAGGGFVPPIPGVGYGAYKVPPYTPRPGDEVIPFSRRRRITADHMAYSKVTSPHVVTVAEIDLHATTKLREQHKDRFKKEGVPLTFLAFICAATVRALREHPHLNARVLDNSFVVLKDINLGVAVETPGGLLVPSIKHADQLSLRGIAAQIDELATRARAGKTTADDLAGTTFTVSNPGLKGNLFGGAIISQPNVGILRMGEIKKRPVVVTRDGEDVIAIHPVMYMALSYDHRIVDGVLANSFLWRVADLLSRGEFEVG is encoded by the coding sequence ATGATCGACGTAGTCATGCCCCAGCTCGGCGAGAGCGTGGCCGAGGGGACGGTGTCCAAGTGGCTCGTGCGTGTTGGTGACTTCGTGACCCGGGAGCAGCCGCTCCTGGAGGTCTCGACGGACAAGGCCGACACCGAGGTCCCCGCGCCTGCAGCGGGGCGGGTCACGGAGATCGCGGCGCCCGTAGGGGCGGTGATCGCAAAAGGCGGGCTGCTCTGCCGCATCGACGAGACGGCGACGGCCAGCCAAGAGCCTCCGCGCCCCGTCCAGCCCGTGCCGGCCGCCGCGCTGCAGGAGACGAAGGCCGCGGAGCCCGCCGGGCAGCCGCTCGGTTCGCCCTCGACGCGCAAGCTCGCGCGTGAAGAAGGCGTCGACCTGAGCCAGGTGCAAGGGACGGGCGAGCGCGGGCGAATCACGCACGAGGACGTGCGCCGCGTGGCCCACGCGACGCCTCCGCCTGCGCCCGCCGCGCCTCCGCCGGCCCCCGCGGCGATGCCCGCGCAGCCGGTCGCGGCCGCGCCGGGGCTCGCGCAGCTCATCCAGGCGGGCGGCGGGTTCGTCCCGCCGATCCCGGGCGTCGGGTACGGCGCGTACAAGGTGCCGCCGTACACGCCGCGGCCGGGCGACGAGGTGATCCCGTTCTCGCGCCGCCGCCGCATCACGGCGGATCACATGGCCTACTCGAAGGTCACGTCGCCGCACGTGGTGACGGTGGCCGAGATCGATCTGCACGCGACCACGAAGCTGCGCGAGCAGCACAAGGATCGCTTCAAGAAGGAAGGCGTGCCGCTCACGTTCCTCGCCTTCATCTGCGCCGCGACGGTCCGGGCGCTGCGCGAGCATCCGCATCTGAACGCGCGCGTGCTCGACAACTCGTTCGTCGTGCTGAAGGACATCAACCTCGGCGTCGCGGTCGAGACGCCGGGCGGGTTGCTCGTGCCGAGCATCAAGCACGCCGATCAGCTCTCGCTGCGCGGCATCGCGGCGCAGATCGACGAGCTCGCGACGCGCGCGCGGGCGGGCAAGACCACGGCAGACGACCTCGCCGGCACGACGTTCACCGTCTCGAACCCGGGCCTGAAGGGCAACCTCTTCGGCGGCGCGATCATCTCGCAGCCGAACGTGGGCATCTTGCGCATGGGCGAGATCAAGAAGCGGCCCGTCGTGGTCACGCGCGACGGCGAGGACGTCATCGCCATCCACCCGGTGATGTACATGGCGCTCTCGTACGATCACCGTATCGTGGACGGCGTGCTCGCAAACTCGTTCCTCTGGCGCGTCGCTGATCTCTTGAGCCGCGGGGAGTTCGAAGTCGGATGA